From Thermococcus barophilus MP:
GGGAAAAACGACCTTAGCTTTAACACTTGTTAGATTGTATGAACCAGAGAGTGGCTACATTTTAATAAATGGGAAAGATTACCGGGTTTACAGTCTCAGGTCTCTAAGAAGGAGGATATATTACCTACCATCTAAAGACTTGATTTTTGATGGAACTTTAAAGGAGAATTTGATTCTTGGAGAAGAGTATCAAGAGGATGAGGTTATTCATGTTCTTAAGATTGTAGGAATAGATTTTGCTGAACTTGATGACTATATAAATAGTAAAGCTCTTTCTGAAGGACAAAGACAAAAAATAGCATTAGCTAGGGCCCTTTTAAGAAAACCGGACATTTTAATACTTGACGAGGCGACAAACAGTCTTGATGTTCAAAATGAGGCTCAAGTCCTCAAAAAAATTCGAGAGTTTTTAAAGGACTCGACTTTAATTATAATATCTCATCGTTTAACCGCTCTAAAAAATGCCGATAAAATATTTGTTTTAGATAGGGGAAAGATTATTGATTCTGGCAAACACGATGAACTCTATGAAAGATGCTCCTTGTACAGAGGACTTGTTGAAAAATCAAGAGTCTCTTAGGGACTATAACTCAAAGTATGTCTTGGACGAGTTGTTTTAAAATTAAGGGAGTCTAGGCATTTTAGTGGAGATGGTTATTGTTGTCATTCCATACTTTACTTATGTTATTTATTGAGATATGTGAGTGAAGAAAGTTTTGGTTAACATTTTTATGTCAAAATAAACCTTAAAAACTGTTAATTTTTTACATATTTTTGATAAGGTGATGCTCATGAAATACAGGGCAAAAATTATCGTTCGCTTAAAGGAAGGGCTTAACGACCCGGAAGGGAGGGTAATTGGAAAGACTTTGAAGAATTTAGGTTACAAAATTGAAGACTTAAAAGTGCCGAAATACTTTGAGCTCGTTTTTGAGAGCGAAAATCCAGAGAAGGATGTTAAGGAGATGTGCAAACGCCTGCTTGCAAATCCAGTTATCCACACCTACGAGTATCAAATCGAGCCCTTAGGTGAGTGAAATGCCAAAGTTCGCTGTCATAGTGTTTCCAGGGACAAACTGCGACTTTGAAACAGCTGAAGCAATTAAAAAAGCTGGTGGAAAAGCGGAGAGAGTCTGGTATAAGGAAAGCTTGAAAGACTTTGATGGTGTTGTTTTGCCCGGCGGCTTTAGCTATGCTGATTACCTAAGGGCTGGAGCGATAAGTGCGAGAGCTGAGATAATGGAGGAAGTCAAAGAGCTTGCTAAAGATGGAAAGCCAGTGCTCGGGATATGCAATGGCTTTCAAATTCTAACTGAAGCTAAGCTTTTGTCCGGTGCTTTGAGACCAAACAAAATTCCAAGGTTCCTTTGCAGGTGGGTCTATCTTAGGGTTGCAGACACTGAAACCGCTTTTACGGGATTTTACAAAGAAGGGGAGGTCATTAGGATGCCAATAGCTCATGCTGAGGGTAATTATTACACCAATGATCTGAGCAAAGTTAGGATAGTCTTTCAATACAGCGATGAGAATGGGAATATTAACGAAGAAGCAAACCCCAATGGTTCTATTCTCAACATAGCAGGAATAAGCAATGAAAAGGGCAACGTCTTGGGAATGATGCCGCATCCGGAGAGAGCGAGCGACAGATGGTTAGGAAGTGAGGATGGGTTGAGAGTCTTCAAATCTATGGTGGAGTACGCCAAAAGGTGATCGTGATGTTTCCTCACAAGGAAAAATTTGTCCGCGAAAAGCTCGGAAGAGAGCCTAATGAATTAGAATGGGCAATGATTGAAGTAATGTGGAGCGAGCATGCCTCATATAAATCAAGCCGCAAGTGGCTCAAACTTTTACCAACTAAAAATGAGCATGTCATTTTAGGGCCGGGAGAAGATGCTGGGGTTGTAAAGTTTGACGAAAATACTGCAATAGTCGTTGGAATCGAAAGTCACAATCATCCAAGTGCAGTGGAGCCCTATGGTGGAGCAGCAACAGGTGTCGGCGGAATTGTGAGGGATATACTGTGTATGGGCGCTCGTCCTATAGCTCTGCTCGACCCAATACGCTTTGGCCCATTGGAGAAGGAACGCAATAGGTATCTCTTCGAGTACGTCGTTAAGGGGATAGCTGACTACGGCAACAGGATAGGGGTTCCTACTGTTGGCGGCGAAACGGAGTTTGATGAGAGCTTGGACGGCTATACATTGGTGAATGTTGCATGCATTGGCATAATGCATCCAAATGAGTTAGTCCACAGCTATGTAACCGAGAGTGGTTTGCTTTTGGTTTTAGTTGGGAACAAAACCGGAAGGGATGGAATTTATGGAGTGACTTTTGCGAGTGAGGAGCTGAGCAAAAACGCTGAGGAGGAAGATCGCTCCGCTGTGCAGATTCCGGATCCGTTCACTGAAAAGCTTTTAATTGAAGCGACCCTTGAAGCAGTAAAGACGGGTAAAGTTAAAGCCCTCAAAGATTTAGGTGGGGGAGGCTTAACCTGTGCA
This genomic window contains:
- the purQ gene encoding phosphoribosylformylglycinamidine synthase I, with translation MPKFAVIVFPGTNCDFETAEAIKKAGGKAERVWYKESLKDFDGVVLPGGFSYADYLRAGAISARAEIMEEVKELAKDGKPVLGICNGFQILTEAKLLSGALRPNKIPRFLCRWVYLRVADTETAFTGFYKEGEVIRMPIAHAEGNYYTNDLSKVRIVFQYSDENGNINEEANPNGSILNIAGISNEKGNVLGMMPHPERASDRWLGSEDGLRVFKSMVEYAKR
- the purS gene encoding phosphoribosylformylglycinamidine synthase subunit PurS; translated protein: MKYRAKIIVRLKEGLNDPEGRVIGKTLKNLGYKIEDLKVPKYFELVFESENPEKDVKEMCKRLLANPVIHTYEYQIEPLGE